Proteins found in one Lysinibacillus fusiformis genomic segment:
- a CDS encoding helix-turn-helix domain-containing protein: MKTESMTDMTTQISLKDIRDYIAKNHHQPLTIEHLALISGLSSSYFGEAFKKAFGQSATDYLTALRIGHAKQLLRETDLLLREIARKVGYSDEFYFSRKFKKEVGISPSAYSKMARQRISTFSVSATGNLLALGIIPVAAPLNAKWSPYYYNHYQEKIPVHVNIFDAESEDNFKKLASAKPDIHIFQEEPSLSMLDWLQTIGIKNVYIQAKDWRTQLREIAVAVKKQSVGEHFIQTYEQKVLQARLEINQVTGNDTFAVLRLCGDQLFLYCNKGIQDVLFTDLQLRPVNAQQQTYNELITLDQLVNLNPDRLLFIICPDSPTRNYWLTLQYLDRWKELHAVKNGHVYVLPSNPWFEYSAIAINRMLDEMLLMLTGKNPNPFPVPVHGNVSDGDL; the protein is encoded by the coding sequence ATGAAAACGGAAAGTATGACAGATATGACTACTCAAATATCATTAAAGGATATTCGAGATTATATTGCTAAAAACCATCATCAACCTCTCACAATTGAGCATCTAGCACTCATTTCTGGTCTGAGTTCCAGCTACTTTGGAGAGGCCTTTAAAAAGGCATTCGGTCAAAGTGCCACAGATTATTTAACGGCGCTACGCATTGGACATGCCAAGCAATTACTGCGTGAAACCGATTTATTACTTCGTGAGATTGCTAGAAAAGTTGGTTACAGTGACGAATTTTATTTTAGTCGAAAATTTAAAAAGGAAGTTGGGATTTCACCTTCTGCTTATAGTAAAATGGCTCGCCAGCGAATTTCTACTTTTTCGGTATCCGCTACTGGAAACTTATTAGCGCTTGGTATCATACCAGTAGCAGCTCCGCTGAATGCTAAATGGAGTCCTTATTATTACAATCATTACCAAGAGAAAATTCCAGTGCATGTTAATATATTTGATGCAGAATCAGAGGACAACTTCAAAAAATTAGCCTCTGCTAAGCCAGACATTCATATTTTTCAAGAGGAACCCTCCCTCTCCATGCTTGATTGGCTTCAAACAATCGGCATCAAAAATGTCTATATACAAGCAAAGGATTGGCGAACACAACTGAGAGAAATAGCTGTAGCTGTCAAAAAGCAAAGCGTGGGTGAGCATTTCATTCAAACATATGAACAAAAGGTATTACAGGCAAGGTTAGAAATTAATCAAGTTACTGGAAACGATACTTTTGCCGTTCTTCGTTTATGCGGTGATCAATTATTTTTATATTGTAATAAAGGGATTCAGGATGTACTGTTTACAGATTTGCAGCTTCGTCCTGTCAATGCGCAACAACAAACATATAACGAGCTTATTACACTTGATCAGCTAGTCAATTTAAACCCTGACCGTTTGCTATTTATCATTTGTCCAGATTCGCCAACTCGAAATTATTGGCTTACTTTACAATACCTTGATCGATGGAAAGAGCTCCATGCCGTAAAAAATGGACATGTCTATGTTTTACCTTCGAATCCTTGGTTTGAATACTCAGCTATTGCTATAAACCGAATGCTAGATGAAATGTTGCTTATGCTAACCGGAAAAAATCCAAATCCTTTTCCTGTCCCCGTCCATGGTAACGTATCTGACGGTGATTTATAA